A DNA window from Hordeum vulgare subsp. vulgare chromosome 1H, MorexV3_pseudomolecules_assembly, whole genome shotgun sequence contains the following coding sequences:
- the LOC123444155 gene encoding calmodulin-2 yields MADQLTDEQIAEFKEAFSLFDKDGDGCITTKELGTVMRSLGQNPTEAELQDMINEVDADGNGTIDFPEFLNLMARKMKDTDSEEELKEAFRVFDKDQNGFISAAELRHVMTNLGEKLTDEEVDEMIREADVDGDGQINYEEFVKVMMAK; encoded by the exons ATGGCGGACCAGCTCACCGACGAGCAGATCGCCGAGTTCAAGGAGGCCTTCAGCCTCTTCGACAAGGATGGCGacg GTTGCATCACCACCAAGGAGCTCGGAACCGTGATGCGATCCCTTGGGCAGAACCCCacggaggcggagctgcaggaCATGATCAACGAGGTTGATGCGGACGGCAACGGCACCATCGACTTCCCAGAGTTCCTGAACCTGATGGCGAGGAAGATGAAGGACACGGACTCGGAGGAGGAGCTCAAGGAGGCCTTCCGCGTGTTCGACAAGGACCAGAACGGCTTCATCTCGGCTGCAGAGCTGCGCCATGTGATGACCAACCTCGGGGAGAAGCTGACGGACGAGGAGGTGGACGAGATGATCCGGGAGGCGGACGTGGACGGCGACGGCCAGATCAACTACGAGGAGTTCGTCAAGGTCATGATGGCCAAGTGA
- the LOC123413634 gene encoding probable calcium-binding protein CML9, which translates to MAAKLTREQADECKEVFDLFDGDEDGRIAAGELVTALRSLGQNVDEAEARGFLEDAGAGAGAAAVDLPTFLAVAARKANAGVSAKRLVECLDAFDDDGSGVIPAEQLRQVMLTHGDRLTEEEADELVRKADPRGEGRVQCKELVKVLMNNK; encoded by the coding sequence ATGGCGGCCAAGCTGACCCGGGAGCAGGCGGACGAGTGCAAGGAGGTGTTCGACCTGTTCGACGGCGACGAGGACGGCCGCATCGCCGCGGGCGAGCTGGTCACGGCGCTCCGCTCGCTGGGCCAGAACGTGGACGAGGCCGAGGCGCGGGGCTTCCTCGAGGACGCGGGCGCGGGCGCGGGCGCCGCCGCCGTCGACCTCCCCACGTTCCTGGCCGTGGCGGCGCGCAAGGCCAACGCCGGCGTGTCGGCCAAGCGCCTGGTCGAGTGCCTCGACGCCTTCGACGACGACGGGAGCGGCGTCATCCCCGCGGAGCAGCTGCGGCAGGTGATGCTGACCCACGGCGACCGGCtgacggaggaggaggccgacgagCTTGTCCGCAAGGCCGACCCCCGCGGCGAGGGCCGCGTCCAGTGCAAGGAGCTCGTCAAGGTGCTCATGAACAACAAGTGA
- the LOC123444147 gene encoding SNF1-related protein kinase regulatory subunit beta-1-like — translation MGNASARAVENGHAAAPMEQVTPGGGSSAEAAAPPDAVMRELPPPVPYVFAPQVPVAPLQIPNEFSPVFNHSWVNGSDESTNSSPPETVIPTLITWGQGGNEVSVEGSWDNWTSRKVLERSGKDHAVLLVLPSGIYHYRIIVDGVPRYVSELPHVTDERGQVANLLDVHDYIPDSLDSVAEFDAPPSPEHSYSVVFPADEEFGKEPPALPPQLLMSVLGGTDNSDEHAPKPKPQHVVLDHLFIEKGWGSQSLLALGVTHRFQSKYVNVVLYKPLMRR, via the exons ATGGGGAACGCGAGCGCCAGGGCTGTGGAGAACGGCCACGCGGCGGCGCCGATGGAGCAGGTGACCCCTGGCGGCGGGAGCTCCGCCGAGGCCGCGGCGCCGCCCGACGCCGTGATGCGGGAGCTTCCTCCTCCTGTCCCCTACGTCTTCGCGCCGCAG GTTCCAGTAGCTCCGCTGCAGATACCAAATGAATTTTCACCTGtttttaaccattcatgggtgaaTGGCTCGGATGAATCCACCAACAGTAGCCCCCCGGAGACGGTAATTCCAACTCTGATTACATGGGGTCAAGGAGGAAATGAGGTGTCTGTGGAAGGATCATGGGATAACTGGACATCAAG GAAGGTGTTAGAAAGGTCTGGGAAAGATCATGCTGTATTGCTGGTTCTGCCATCTGGAATATATCATTACAGGATCATTGTTGATGGGGTGCCGAGATATGTGTCCGAACTACCTCATGTGACTGATGAAAGAGGGCAGGTGGCCAACCTCCTTGATGTCCAT GATTACATTCCAGACAGTCTTGACAGCGTGGCGGAATTCGACGCGCCCCCATCGCCTGAACACAGCTACAGCGTGGTGTTCCCAGCCGACGAGGAGTTTGGCAAGGAGCCGCCTGCACTTCCACCACAGCTTCTCATGTCTGTCCTTGGCGGCACCGACAACTCCGACGAGCACGCTCCGAAACCGAAGCCGCAGCACGTCGTCCTCGACCATCTGTTCATCGAGAAAGGATGGGGGTCGCAGTCTCTGCTCGCCCTCGGAGTCACCCACCGGTTCCAGTCGAAGTATGTGAACGTCGTGCTCTACAAACCGCTGATGAGGAGGTGA